A single genomic interval of Aureliella helgolandensis harbors:
- a CDS encoding alpha/beta hydrolase family protein yields MDAYLEQRVEALEENCLAGIDTDEQWNAARPGLELQLREMLGLAPWPERTELHPTIVQTQRHEGFTVENLHFQSLPGLYVAANLYLPADTEAGPFPTILYVCGHASVQEDGVRMGNKTAYHHHGIWFAKHGYACMIIDTVQLGEFDGKHHGTYRHGRWWWNSRGYTPAGVEAWNSMRALDYLETRQEVDASRFGITGRSGGGVYSWWTTAIDPRIKVAVPVAGITDVRNHVVDGCIEGHCDCMYMVNNYGWDFATVAALVAPRPLLISNSDQDSIFPLDGVMRVHEKTAKIYKLLQAEESLGIHITEGPHKDTQMLRVGAFAWFEKHFKKSVAEFDSRAPKALEPAELRVFTDGLPSNERVTTVDEWFVPQVVDQAITDGGTTSEAREPGWQDRLSKVPGAIRDVEGFSITSAEQTEMKSIAGVELHKLVLDTASALKSYAILALPAKSPTTEARLCVGSTRDSSASGDSQSAHRVEFVLEGEVVTFDASSGQFEDAERVASLVSEGQTNVLFLMLQGTGDSAWHENERETTHLKRRIFLVGQSLDAIRASEIRGVLRLLEAGELANLKPATVRLEASGPATCLAMLAVLDFPEVGLVLHAVPADLAEQPILLGLSKVTNIPQLLRLASASGRTISLRESSTEVAE; encoded by the coding sequence ATGGATGCGTACTTAGAGCAGCGTGTCGAAGCACTGGAAGAAAATTGTTTGGCCGGCATCGATACGGATGAGCAGTGGAACGCGGCGCGGCCTGGGCTGGAGTTGCAATTGCGCGAGATGCTGGGACTTGCCCCCTGGCCTGAGCGCACCGAACTGCATCCGACTATTGTTCAGACGCAGCGGCACGAGGGCTTTACGGTTGAGAACCTTCACTTCCAATCGCTTCCTGGGCTCTATGTCGCGGCCAATCTGTACCTGCCTGCCGATACTGAAGCCGGTCCGTTTCCCACCATCCTCTACGTTTGCGGGCATGCCAGCGTCCAAGAAGATGGCGTCCGCATGGGCAATAAGACGGCCTACCATCACCATGGCATCTGGTTTGCGAAACATGGCTACGCGTGCATGATTATCGACACTGTCCAACTTGGTGAATTCGACGGCAAGCACCATGGCACCTATCGGCACGGTCGCTGGTGGTGGAATTCGCGAGGTTACACACCAGCCGGTGTTGAAGCTTGGAATTCGATGCGGGCCCTGGACTACCTCGAGACGCGTCAAGAAGTGGACGCCTCTCGATTTGGGATCACAGGACGCAGTGGTGGCGGCGTCTACTCCTGGTGGACGACCGCTATCGACCCCCGAATCAAAGTGGCGGTACCGGTGGCTGGGATTACTGATGTGCGAAATCATGTGGTGGACGGCTGCATCGAAGGGCATTGCGATTGTATGTACATGGTCAACAACTACGGCTGGGATTTTGCCACGGTTGCTGCATTGGTTGCGCCACGTCCATTGTTGATATCGAACTCGGATCAGGACAGCATTTTTCCGCTCGACGGAGTCATGCGTGTCCACGAAAAAACGGCAAAAATCTACAAATTATTGCAGGCCGAAGAGTCCTTGGGGATCCACATTACCGAGGGGCCTCATAAGGATACACAAATGTTGCGAGTCGGCGCATTTGCCTGGTTTGAAAAGCACTTCAAAAAGTCGGTTGCAGAATTCGATTCGCGAGCACCGAAGGCACTTGAACCAGCCGAGCTGAGAGTCTTCACCGATGGACTTCCTAGCAATGAACGCGTCACCACGGTCGACGAGTGGTTTGTACCGCAAGTAGTCGATCAAGCGATTACCGATGGTGGAACGACGTCCGAAGCTCGCGAACCAGGCTGGCAAGATAGGCTGTCCAAAGTGCCTGGCGCGATTCGCGACGTGGAAGGATTTTCAATTACCAGTGCCGAACAAACCGAGATGAAGTCCATCGCGGGAGTGGAACTCCACAAGCTGGTCCTCGACACGGCATCGGCCCTAAAGAGTTACGCAATTCTTGCTTTACCAGCCAAGTCACCGACCACGGAAGCACGGTTATGCGTCGGATCAACGCGCGACAGTTCTGCCTCGGGCGACTCGCAGAGTGCGCATCGGGTCGAGTTCGTGCTCGAGGGTGAAGTCGTCACCTTTGATGCGTCATCGGGTCAGTTTGAAGATGCAGAACGAGTAGCAAGTTTAGTTTCTGAGGGTCAAACCAACGTTCTCTTCCTAATGTTGCAAGGGACGGGCGATTCGGCCTGGCATGAAAACGAGCGTGAAACCACGCATCTCAAACGCAGAATTTTTCTGGTTGGCCAATCACTGGATGCGATTCGTGCGTCTGAGATCCGCGGCGTCTTGCGACTGCTGGAGGCTGGTGAGCTGGCCAATTTGAAACCAGCAACGGTGCGACTTGAGGCCTCGGGCCCAGCGACTTGCTTGGCAATGTTGGCGGTGTTGGATTTTCCGGAAGTAGGCTTGGTACTGCACGCGGTCCCAGCCGATCTAGCAGAACAACCCATTCTGCTGGGTCTGTCCAAGGTCACCAACATTCCTCAACTGCTACGACTCGCCTCAGCAAGCGGTCGGACTATCAGCTTGCGCGAGAGTTCCACGGAAGTTGCCGAGTAA
- a CDS encoding TrkH family potassium uptake protein — translation MWFTARNKISTAFRLKHRLGISGNRRPPRGRGALSSSKLFVGSFLLLTLAGTVGLKVIPGLYQEQSLTWHEAAFTATSAVCVTGLIVVDTATYFTWEGQAFLLLLIQLGGLGMLTLTSMVITALGGRPSLRAESATATVRPAMPYIPPRKLIISVVKFTILFEAIGAILLYAIWSPQMGWSEAIWPAVFHSVSAFCNAGFSTNSNSLVDFQHSPATLLAISFLVVTGGLGFVTMEEFSERLWRKKRARRLSVHTSLVIVTTIVLLLGGWFLFALFEWRGCMASMPLVDKLSNSLFMSVTSRTAGFNSIDYGAASDSSNFLTILLMMIGGSPGSTAGGMKTTTFALLGLVAWSRLRSRPTVTFADRSIPEETIQHSVGLTVIYTAIVMIGILLITSIGDLLGDHGTLLPRMFEVVSAFNTVGLSMGLTDTLSPISRWILIGLMFVGRTGPLAVAAALVVRRAGNTTYRLAYEDVNVG, via the coding sequence ATGTGGTTTACCGCTCGCAACAAAATCTCGACAGCGTTTCGCTTAAAGCATCGCCTGGGAATCTCGGGAAATCGACGACCGCCAAGAGGACGAGGTGCACTTTCCTCCTCTAAGCTGTTCGTCGGTTCGTTTCTCCTGTTGACGCTGGCCGGTACGGTGGGACTGAAAGTTATACCAGGGCTCTACCAGGAGCAATCCTTGACGTGGCACGAAGCGGCCTTTACCGCTACGAGCGCAGTCTGCGTTACGGGATTGATCGTGGTCGATACTGCGACTTATTTCACCTGGGAGGGGCAGGCCTTTTTGCTACTACTGATCCAGCTGGGAGGTCTCGGAATGTTGACCCTCACCAGCATGGTGATCACCGCCCTGGGTGGCCGCCCCTCGTTGCGAGCGGAATCGGCAACCGCGACCGTGCGGCCAGCCATGCCGTACATTCCGCCACGCAAATTGATTATTAGCGTTGTCAAATTCACAATTCTTTTTGAGGCCATCGGTGCCATCCTGCTGTATGCAATTTGGTCGCCTCAAATGGGCTGGAGTGAGGCGATCTGGCCGGCGGTCTTCCACTCGGTGAGCGCCTTTTGCAACGCGGGCTTTTCTACGAACTCTAACTCACTCGTCGATTTCCAGCACTCGCCAGCAACCCTGCTGGCAATCTCCTTCCTGGTCGTGACGGGTGGTCTAGGGTTTGTCACGATGGAAGAGTTTTCTGAGCGATTATGGCGCAAGAAACGTGCGCGGCGTCTGAGTGTTCACACCAGTTTGGTAATTGTCACCACCATCGTGTTGTTGCTCGGGGGCTGGTTCCTATTTGCGTTGTTTGAATGGCGGGGCTGCATGGCTAGCATGCCACTGGTCGATAAACTCAGCAATTCGTTGTTCATGAGCGTTACATCCCGAACGGCGGGATTCAATTCGATTGACTATGGGGCAGCATCGGATAGTAGCAACTTCCTGACGATTCTGTTGATGATGATCGGCGGCTCTCCGGGTTCAACAGCTGGTGGAATGAAAACGACAACCTTCGCGCTGCTGGGGCTAGTCGCCTGGTCCCGTCTCCGTTCGCGACCAACGGTGACTTTTGCCGATCGCTCGATTCCTGAAGAAACCATTCAGCATTCGGTTGGATTGACTGTGATCTATACGGCAATTGTCATGATCGGCATTTTGTTGATAACGTCCATTGGAGATCTGCTGGGGGATCATGGAACATTGTTGCCTAGAATGTTTGAAGTGGTCAGCGCGTTCAATACCGTTGGCCTCTCAATGGGCCTTACCGATACGCTCTCCCCGATTTCACGATGGATCCTTATTGGACTCATGTTCGTGGGGCGAACCGGGCCTTTAGCAGTTGCAGCAGCGTTGGTGGTGCGTCGAGCCGGCAACACCACATACCGCCTGGCTTATGAAGATGTCAACGTGGGTTAA
- a CDS encoding potassium channel family protein, whose translation MRRFVVVGLGNFGFTVAQTLADKGHDVIALDTQGTLVDRISAYVSRAAVGDATDIDTLRRIGAHEADAAIISTGSDITSSILASMAMHDLEVKDLYVKVISNDHARVIQRIGVTEIVFPERDSAIGLATRITGSALLNYVSLGRGFSIQEMAVPSVWHGKSIRELSLRQEYNVSIVALHDVLTDTIHPNPDPNHPLKDSDTLLVAGSDEALSRAAKLK comes from the coding sequence ATGCGACGTTTCGTAGTTGTCGGACTGGGCAATTTCGGTTTTACCGTTGCCCAAACTCTAGCCGACAAGGGACATGATGTGATTGCGCTCGATACCCAAGGAACATTGGTAGACCGCATCTCAGCATACGTATCTCGAGCAGCGGTTGGTGATGCCACAGATATTGACACTCTTCGTCGCATTGGAGCACACGAGGCCGACGCTGCCATCATCTCAACCGGCAGCGATATCACCTCCAGTATCCTGGCCTCGATGGCCATGCATGATCTGGAGGTTAAAGATCTGTATGTCAAAGTGATCTCCAACGACCATGCGCGTGTGATCCAACGGATCGGCGTAACCGAAATTGTCTTCCCAGAACGAGATTCGGCGATAGGATTAGCAACTCGCATCACGGGATCAGCACTGCTCAATTACGTCAGCCTCGGTAGAGGGTTTAGCATTCAAGAGATGGCCGTTCCCAGCGTGTGGCATGGAAAATCTATTCGCGAATTGAGCTTACGGCAGGAGTACAACGTTTCGATCGTCGCTTTACATGATGTCTTGACAGACACCATCCATCCCAACCCCGATCCCAATCATCCCTTGAAAGACTCGGACACCCTCCTGGTTGCTGGAAGCGACGAAGCGCTCTCCAGGGCAGCCAAGCTCAAGTAA
- a CDS encoding c-type cytochrome — translation MFRFSLLSLCLVATLAGPLLSDEPPALNSKDKLIVETLLRLDEFDLDSSVKAKAALMRYLRAQPGTDQYFELIERFKITDFSGELVSFVLQHADESTGVRGAGVLGKLGQLNLLRARLTADDPDALAAATLLGHVAGEHTVNWLLPSLDDRKLPVAVRTACLVAVGRRADGQKALLKLVASSKLPDDLKFAAANALLGSGDARIEAEAAKYLELPATADSQPLPPLSELVKRTGDIAAGAVVFRTQGTCIACHKVRGEGKDVGPDLSEIGSKLSRDAMFVAILDPSAAISHNYETYTLLTDDGSTVTGLLVSDTAAAMTLRTAEGIDKKVVKESIEDFKKQTTSLMPQDLQRQMTADQLVDLVAYTMSLTKTASDPLSEEAGE, via the coding sequence ATGTTCCGTTTCAGCCTTCTGAGCCTATGTCTAGTCGCTACACTCGCGGGGCCCTTGTTGTCGGACGAGCCTCCTGCGTTGAACTCCAAGGACAAACTGATCGTTGAAACGCTATTGCGTCTCGATGAATTTGATCTGGATAGCTCAGTCAAGGCTAAGGCTGCGTTGATGCGGTACCTACGCGCTCAACCGGGGACGGACCAATACTTTGAGCTCATCGAGCGATTCAAGATCACGGATTTTTCCGGTGAACTGGTGAGCTTTGTGTTGCAGCATGCTGACGAATCTACGGGAGTTCGCGGAGCTGGAGTGCTTGGAAAGCTTGGGCAACTCAACCTCCTCCGGGCACGCTTAACTGCGGACGACCCGGATGCATTGGCGGCGGCGACTCTACTGGGACATGTGGCGGGCGAACACACGGTGAATTGGTTGCTTCCGTCGTTAGATGATCGCAAGCTTCCGGTGGCAGTCCGCACCGCTTGCCTCGTCGCTGTCGGACGCCGAGCAGACGGGCAGAAGGCCCTACTGAAGTTGGTGGCTTCCAGCAAGCTTCCGGACGATTTGAAATTTGCGGCAGCCAACGCGCTGTTGGGCTCCGGTGACGCACGCATCGAGGCCGAAGCGGCGAAGTACCTTGAGCTTCCGGCAACAGCAGACAGTCAACCGCTTCCTCCTCTATCGGAGTTGGTGAAGCGCACTGGAGATATAGCTGCGGGAGCGGTGGTATTTCGCACGCAAGGAACCTGCATCGCCTGTCATAAGGTTCGCGGTGAAGGAAAGGATGTCGGCCCTGACCTATCCGAAATTGGTAGCAAACTCTCTCGCGACGCCATGTTCGTAGCCATCCTCGATCCAAGTGCCGCCATCAGTCACAACTATGAAACCTACACGCTACTGACCGATGATGGTTCGACCGTCACGGGGCTGTTGGTGAGTGACACCGCTGCCGCCATGACCTTACGCACTGCTGAGGGAATCGACAAAAAAGTTGTTAAGGAGTCGATTGAAGACTTCAAGAAGCAGACGACCTCCTTAATGCCTCAAGACCTACAGCGGCAAATGACTGCCGACCAACTAGTGGACTTGGTGGCTTATACGATGTCCCTTACCAAAACAGCGTCCGACCCCCTCTCGGAGGAAGCGGGGGAGTGA